One genomic region from Vibrio cyclitrophicus encodes:
- a CDS encoding DUF2959 domain-containing protein produces MPYLIVIVLSIFTLTGCQSAYYSAMEQVGYHKRDIMVDRVEDAKESQQDAQEEFSSALEALSSLTNFNGGDLEDMYNQINDKYQDSEKAAQNVSDRIAAIEDVSDALFAEWQSELDLYTSDSLRRSSEQKLRETKSSYQTMLSAMKRAEKKMDPVLNTLRDNTLYLKHNLNASAVGSLQGEFMSLEKDIAYAIEQMNAAIAESDKFLAQLNQK; encoded by the coding sequence ATGCCTTATTTAATAGTTATAGTCCTCTCTATTTTTACCCTAACTGGATGCCAGTCCGCTTATTACTCGGCTATGGAGCAAGTGGGATACCACAAGCGCGACATTATGGTCGATAGAGTGGAAGACGCTAAAGAGTCGCAGCAGGATGCTCAGGAAGAGTTTAGTAGCGCGCTAGAGGCGCTCAGCAGCCTGACTAACTTCAACGGTGGCGACCTTGAAGACATGTACAACCAAATCAATGATAAATACCAAGACAGCGAGAAAGCCGCGCAAAATGTCAGTGACCGGATTGCTGCTATTGAAGATGTATCAGATGCGCTATTCGCCGAATGGCAAAGTGAACTAGACCTTTACACTAGCGACTCACTGCGTCGTTCAAGTGAGCAAAAGCTGCGTGAGACTAAATCGTCTTACCAAACGATGCTTTCAGCGATGAAACGTGCCGAGAAAAAGATGGACCCTGTACTCAACACCCTTCGCGACAATACGCTTTATCTCAAGCACAACCTAAATGCGAGCGCTGTCGGTTCGTTGCAGGGAGAGTTTATGAGCTTAGAAAAAGACATCGCCTATGCAATAGAGCAGATGAATGCGGCAATAGCAGAGTCGGATAAATTCCTAGCTCAACTCAATCAGAAGTAG
- a CDS encoding AAA family ATPase — translation MNPIIVTGGPGAGKTTLINALGDIGYPIFAESSRQLIEQQSQLENGILPWLDLPGFAHLCLTVMSEQKEQANQHQIAFLDRAIPDICGYLAQANLDIDATYREASQGYHSQVLFCRPEASIYVQDEVRPYPFEEALEIHHALVTVYQELGYEVVEVPFMSVEERALFVKSHLGIKS, via the coding sequence ATGAACCCAATCATTGTTACTGGCGGCCCAGGGGCTGGTAAAACCACACTAATTAATGCCTTGGGTGACATCGGTTACCCGATATTCGCTGAGTCCTCTCGCCAGTTGATAGAACAGCAGAGTCAACTTGAGAACGGTATATTACCTTGGTTAGACCTTCCGGGCTTTGCTCACTTGTGCTTGACTGTGATGAGTGAGCAAAAAGAGCAAGCGAATCAACACCAGATTGCGTTTCTCGACCGTGCGATTCCAGATATCTGCGGTTACTTAGCTCAGGCGAATCTCGATATTGATGCGACCTACCGAGAAGCGAGCCAAGGCTATCATTCACAAGTCCTATTCTGCCGCCCAGAGGCTTCTATCTATGTGCAAGATGAAGTGCGCCCTTATCCGTTTGAAGAAGCCTTAGAAATTCACCACGCTTTAGTAACAGTCTACCAAGAACTGGGTTATGAGGTTGTCGAGGTTCCATTTATGTCAGTCGAAGAACGGGCTCTATTTGTTAAAAGTCACCTAGGTATCAAAAGCTAA
- the typA gene encoding translational GTPase TypA, with protein MSTPQIDKLRNIAIIAHVDHGKTTLVDKLLQQSGTLESRGEAEERVMDSNDIEKERGITILAKNTAINWNDYRINIVDTPGHADFGGEVERIMSMVDSVLLIVDAVDGPMPQTRFVTQKAFAHGLKPIVVINKIDRPGARPDWVMDQVFDLFDNLGATDEQLDFTVVYASALNGWATMTEGETGENMEPLFQAVVDTVEAPAVDLDGPLQMQISQLDYSSYVGVIGVARVTRGSVKPNQQVTIVNAEGKKRNGKVGTVLGYLGLERHEVDQANAGDIIAITGLGELKISDTICDVNNVEAMEPLSVDEPTVTMTFQVNTSPFAGKEGKFVTSRNILERLEKELVHNVALRVEETESPDRFRVSGRGELHLSILIENMRREGFELAVSRPEVIIKEEDGQKMEPFETVTIDVVEEHQGAIMESIGLRKGELTDMAPDGKGRVRMDFMMPSRGLIGFQTEFLTMTSGSGLIYHSFDHYGPYKGGIIGQRNNGVLISNATGKALTYALFFLQARGRLFTEHADEVYEGQVIGIHNRSNDLTVNCLKGKQLTNVRASGTDEAQVLSPPIKHTLEQALEFIDEDELVEVTPLNVRIRKKLLTENERKRAARPAKA; from the coding sequence ATGTCTACTCCACAGATTGATAAGTTAAGAAATATCGCGATCATCGCGCACGTTGACCACGGTAAAACGACTTTGGTTGATAAACTGCTACAACAGTCAGGCACTCTTGAGTCTCGTGGTGAAGCTGAAGAGCGTGTCATGGATTCGAATGACATCGAAAAAGAGCGTGGCATTACCATTCTTGCTAAGAACACAGCAATCAACTGGAATGATTACCGCATCAACATCGTAGATACTCCGGGACACGCGGACTTCGGTGGTGAAGTTGAGCGTATCATGTCTATGGTTGATTCAGTTCTTCTGATCGTAGATGCAGTTGACGGCCCAATGCCTCAAACTCGTTTCGTAACGCAAAAAGCATTCGCACACGGTCTTAAGCCAATCGTTGTAATTAACAAGATTGACCGCCCAGGCGCTCGTCCTGATTGGGTTATGGATCAAGTATTCGACCTTTTCGACAACCTAGGTGCTACTGATGAGCAACTAGACTTCACCGTTGTTTACGCTTCAGCTCTAAACGGTTGGGCAACAATGACTGAAGGCGAAACTGGCGAGAACATGGAACCATTGTTCCAAGCTGTTGTTGATACAGTTGAAGCGCCTGCAGTTGACCTTGACGGCCCACTACAAATGCAAATTTCGCAACTTGATTACAGCTCTTACGTAGGTGTTATCGGTGTTGCGCGTGTTACTCGTGGTTCTGTTAAGCCAAACCAACAAGTAACTATCGTGAATGCTGAAGGCAAAAAACGTAACGGTAAAGTAGGTACTGTACTTGGTTACCTAGGTCTTGAGCGTCACGAAGTAGATCAAGCTAACGCTGGCGACATCATTGCAATCACAGGTCTTGGTGAGCTGAAAATTTCAGACACTATCTGTGACGTAAACAATGTTGAAGCAATGGAACCACTGTCTGTTGATGAACCAACAGTAACAATGACTTTCCAAGTAAACACTTCTCCGTTCGCGGGTAAAGAAGGTAAGTTTGTAACTTCACGTAACATCCTTGAGCGTCTTGAAAAAGAATTGGTTCATAACGTTGCACTACGTGTTGAAGAAACTGAAAGTCCAGACCGTTTCCGCGTATCAGGCCGTGGTGAGCTTCACCTTTCTATCCTGATCGAAAACATGCGTCGTGAAGGTTTCGAGCTTGCAGTATCTCGTCCAGAAGTAATCATCAAAGAAGAAGATGGTCAGAAAATGGAACCGTTCGAAACGGTGACTATCGATGTAGTTGAAGAGCACCAAGGTGCGATCATGGAAAGCATCGGTCTACGTAAGGGTGAGCTAACAGATATGGCACCAGATGGTAAAGGCCGTGTTCGCATGGACTTCATGATGCCTTCTCGTGGTCTTATCGGTTTCCAAACTGAATTCCTTACAATGACATCGGGTTCTGGTCTTATTTACCACTCGTTCGATCATTACGGTCCTTACAAAGGCGGTATCATTGGTCAGCGTAACAACGGTGTTCTAATCTCGAACGCGACTGGTAAAGCACTGACTTACGCATTGTTCTTCCTTCAAGCTCGTGGTCGTCTATTCACAGAGCACGCTGATGAAGTTTATGAAGGTCAAGTAATCGGTATTCACAACCGTTCAAACGACCTGACAGTAAACTGTCTGAAAGGTAAGCAACTAACGAACGTTCGTGCATCTGGTACTGATGAAGCACAAGTTCTTTCTCCACCGATCAAGCACACTCTAGAGCAAGCTCTTGAGTTTATCGATGAAGATGAACTAGTAGAAGTAACGCCACTAAACGTACGTATCCGTAAGAAGCTTCTTACTGAAAACGAACGTAAGCGTGCAGCACGTCCAGCTAAGGCTTAA
- the glnA gene encoding glutamate--ammonia ligase — MSVENVLSLIQENEVKFIDLRFTDTKGKEQHISIPSHQVDADFFEEGKMFDGSSVAGWKGINESDMVMMPDAASAVLDPFTEDATLNIRCDILEPATMQGYDRDPRSIAKRSEEYLRSTGIADTVLVGPEPEFFLFDDVKFSNDMSGSFFKIDDVEAAWNTGSDIEGGNKGHRPGVKGGYFPVAPVDSSQDIRSAMCLVMEEMGLVVEAHHHEVATAGQNEIATRFNTLTAKADETQIYKYVVHNVAHAFGKTATFMPKPLVGDNGSGMHVHQSLAKDGVNLFAGDKYGGLSEMALYYIGGVIKHARAINAFANPSTNSYKRLVPGFEAPVMLAYSARNRSASIRIPVVPSPKARRIELRFGDPAANPYLCYSAMLMAGLDGIKNKIHPGEAMDKDLYDLPAEEAAEIPTVAESLQEALAALSDDREFLTAGGVFSDDFIDSYITLKSDDVQRVNMATHPLEFELYYSV, encoded by the coding sequence ATGTCAGTAGAAAATGTACTATCCCTGATCCAAGAGAACGAAGTTAAATTTATCGACTTACGTTTTACTGATACAAAAGGTAAAGAGCAGCATATCTCTATTCCTTCTCACCAAGTTGATGCTGACTTCTTTGAAGAAGGTAAAATGTTTGACGGCTCTTCAGTAGCTGGTTGGAAAGGCATTAACGAATCTGACATGGTAATGATGCCAGACGCTGCATCTGCTGTACTAGACCCATTCACAGAAGACGCAACACTAAACATCCGTTGTGACATTCTTGAGCCTGCAACAATGCAAGGCTACGACCGTGACCCACGCTCTATCGCTAAACGTTCTGAAGAGTACCTACGTTCTACAGGTATCGCAGACACAGTTCTAGTTGGTCCAGAGCCAGAATTCTTCCTATTTGATGACGTTAAGTTCTCAAACGACATGTCTGGTTCTTTCTTCAAGATTGATGACGTAGAAGCAGCTTGGAACACAGGTTCTGACATCGAAGGCGGTAACAAAGGTCACCGTCCTGGCGTTAAAGGCGGTTACTTCCCAGTAGCTCCTGTCGATTCATCTCAAGACATCCGTTCAGCAATGTGTCTAGTAATGGAAGAGATGGGCCTAGTTGTTGAAGCTCACCACCACGAAGTAGCAACTGCGGGTCAAAACGAAATCGCAACTCGCTTCAACACGCTAACAGCGAAAGCTGATGAAACTCAAATCTACAAGTACGTTGTACACAACGTTGCTCACGCATTTGGTAAAACAGCAACATTCATGCCTAAGCCACTAGTTGGTGACAACGGTTCTGGTATGCACGTTCACCAATCTCTAGCAAAAGACGGTGTAAACCTGTTTGCTGGTGATAAGTACGGCGGCCTATCTGAAATGGCGCTTTACTACATCGGTGGTGTAATCAAACACGCTCGTGCAATCAACGCATTTGCTAACCCATCAACTAACTCGTACAAGCGTCTTGTACCTGGTTTCGAAGCACCGGTAATGCTTGCTTACTCAGCACGTAACCGTTCTGCTTCTATCCGTATCCCAGTAGTACCAAGCCCTAAAGCACGTCGTATCGAGCTACGTTTTGGTGATCCAGCAGCTAACCCATACCTATGCTACTCAGCAATGCTTATGGCTGGCCTTGACGGTATCAAGAACAAGATCCACCCAGGCGAAGCTATGGACAAAGATCTATACGACCTTCCTGCAGAAGAAGCAGCTGAAATCCCAACAGTTGCGGAATCTCTACAAGAAGCTCTTGCAGCACTTAGCGACGACCGTGAGTTCCTAACAGCTGGCGGTGTATTCTCTGACGACTTCATCGATTCTTACATCACTCTGAAATCTGACGACGTACAACGCGTGAACATGGCTACACACCCACTTGAGTTTGAACTGTACTACTCAGTTTAA
- a CDS encoding DUF4124 domain-containing protein, translating into MKNILFLIGLTVALSCSSQTVYTWEDSEGVLHFSDMPTAENAKSLHLPDVQASAPAPKFESSIPVDSSASSATKVTAPVHDQPTADSTTERELPTQLALTMLTPVHDQTIRSNRGLIPIKIELSRKLGIGEQLQLMLDGRRYGAPQTQYHWELKGIDRGTHTIAIQAHRSGKLIASTSPVTVYLHRATIK; encoded by the coding sequence ATGAAAAATATACTGTTCCTGATCGGGTTAACAGTCGCACTCTCATGCTCTTCTCAAACGGTATATACCTGGGAAGATAGCGAGGGCGTACTCCACTTTAGTGATATGCCCACCGCTGAAAATGCCAAGTCTCTTCACTTACCTGACGTACAAGCTTCTGCGCCCGCGCCTAAATTTGAAAGCTCGATACCCGTTGATTCCTCGGCTTCATCGGCAACGAAAGTGACTGCGCCAGTTCATGATCAGCCAACAGCCGACAGCACCACAGAACGAGAACTCCCTACTCAGTTAGCACTGACTATGCTGACTCCCGTTCACGATCAAACCATCCGCAGCAACCGCGGCTTAATCCCTATTAAAATAGAACTGAGCCGAAAGCTAGGTATCGGGGAACAATTACAACTCATGCTTGATGGTCGTCGTTATGGCGCTCCACAAACCCAATATCACTGGGAACTAAAGGGCATAGACCGAGGTACTCACACCATTGCAATTCAAGCACATAGAAGCGGCAAGCTTATTGCATCTACTAGTCCAGTCACCGTGTATTTACATCGAGCGACGATCAAGTAG
- the glnL gene encoding nitrogen regulation protein NR(II) encodes MNRSAKRDSIDTHQLSSAILDNMVTSTLMLDEQLYVRYANPSAEQLFSQSARRIVDHPLSQLIQHASLDLALLTQPLQSGQSITDSDVTFVVDNRPLMLEVTVSPISWQRETLLLVEMRKIDQQRRLSQELNQHAQQQAAKLLVRGLAHEIKNPLGGLRGAAQLLGKMLPDQSLNEYTQIIIEQADRLRALVDRLLGPQKPGTKSEENLHQILEKVRQLVELESGSTLAIERDYDPSLPAILMDSAQVEQAMLNIVSNAAQILKTQESGKITIRTRTVHQANIHGQRHKLAARIEISDNGPGIPDELKDTLFYPMVSGREGGTGLGLSISQNLIDQHNGKIDVESWPGNTTFTIYLPI; translated from the coding sequence GTGAATCGATCAGCGAAACGCGACAGCATAGATACACATCAACTTTCCAGTGCCATTCTCGATAATATGGTGACCTCGACATTGATGCTCGATGAGCAACTGTATGTGCGATACGCCAACCCATCGGCTGAACAACTCTTTTCACAAAGTGCGAGACGCATCGTTGATCATCCATTGAGTCAACTCATCCAACATGCCTCTCTCGATTTAGCCCTCCTGACACAACCTCTGCAAAGTGGCCAGAGCATTACCGACAGTGACGTTACCTTTGTTGTCGATAACCGCCCATTAATGCTTGAAGTGACAGTGAGCCCAATATCTTGGCAACGTGAGACCTTGCTATTGGTAGAGATGCGCAAGATAGACCAACAAAGACGACTCAGCCAAGAGCTAAACCAGCACGCGCAACAACAAGCGGCTAAGCTGCTGGTGCGAGGGTTAGCGCATGAAATTAAGAACCCGTTAGGTGGATTAAGAGGCGCGGCGCAGCTGCTTGGAAAAATGCTGCCCGATCAGTCCCTTAATGAGTATACGCAGATCATTATTGAGCAAGCCGACCGCTTGAGAGCGTTAGTCGACCGCCTTCTTGGTCCACAAAAGCCAGGAACAAAATCGGAAGAGAACCTCCATCAAATACTCGAAAAAGTAAGACAACTTGTTGAACTCGAATCAGGTTCAACACTCGCTATCGAAAGAGATTACGACCCGAGCTTGCCCGCGATTTTGATGGATTCCGCCCAAGTTGAACAAGCCATGCTCAATATCGTGAGCAATGCTGCACAGATTTTAAAGACCCAAGAATCAGGAAAAATCACCATTCGCACCAGAACGGTGCATCAAGCCAATATTCATGGTCAACGGCACAAACTCGCTGCTCGTATTGAGATCAGCGATAACGGCCCAGGTATTCCTGATGAATTAAAAGACACACTGTTTTACCCAATGGTTAGCGGGCGAGAAGGTGGCACGGGATTAGGGTTATCCATATCGCAAAACCTGATCGATCAACACAATGGGAAAATTGACGTTGAAAGCTGGCCAGGAAATACCACATTCACGATTTACTTGCCGATATAA